The following proteins are co-located in the Serinus canaria isolate serCan28SL12 chromosome 17, serCan2020, whole genome shotgun sequence genome:
- the NOXA1 gene encoding NADPH oxidase activator 1: MAYRELVRRWHEAVRAADRGHWDAALDAFGGIAEPPARICFNVGCVQLLAGRPEAALRAFNKTIEKDNSLAVGYFQRGFVHLQLEMYEEALSDYHMAFSHLRENPFIDYKQLGLRHILYAWEVLYSTAAVQCHLQQWQEARVTLEKAVVWRPERRTAILELALERVQDHLFLEPMLVPLGELFRPRKKEVEQLDSKDFLGKPKVISSIIPNDEYIGFEPLRPQKQGFYEPSANALRDAESGYHRVLSRYRPDEPPGPEVATGSLVFVLGRAADGWATAIHDGQKLHIPSSLLEPASRMDKWKISTGIPLPPAQVPPSCHPMKQKPDPPGEENASVDASAHMDSKVPPRCGEASAGADRPAVLRLRCECSLVLWAGEAPALPALRALLRDRLAQQAQRGTLSYRLLDGTEQGTVLGQEDLGKVWQQLMEGRLILCCQDSDSHSGRPVLYQMLAQHSYLAQGPGDLEFSKGDVLDILSEVNEDWLEGRCNGKTGIFPKCFATQTSCDAALL, from the exons ATGGCGTACCGGGAGCTGGTGCGGCGCTGGCACGAGGCCGTGCGGGCGGCGGACCGCGGACACTGGGACGCTGCCCTGGACGCCTTCGGCGGCATCGCGGAGCCCCCGGCCAGGATCTGCTTCAACGTGGGCTGCGTGCAGCTGCTGGCCGGGCGGCCCGAGGCGGCACTGCGG gCATTCAATAAAACCATTGAGAAGGACAATTCCCTGGCTGTGGGCTACTTCCAGAGAGGGTTTGtccacctgcagctggaaat GTATGAAGAAGCTCTCTCTGATTATCACATGGCCTTCAGTCACCTAAGAGAAAATCCCTTCATTGATTAcaagcagctggggctgaggcacATCCTCTATGCTTGGGAG GTACTGtacagcactgcagcagtgcagtgccacctgcagcagtggcaggaggcCAGGGTCACCCTGGAGAAGGCTGTTGTGTGGAGACCTGAAAGAAGAACAGCAATCCTGGAGCTGGCCCTTGAGCGGGTGCAG GACCACTTGTTTTTAGAGCCCATGCTGGTTCCTCTTGGAGAACTTTTCAGACCACGAAAGAAGGAAGTTGAGCAGCTGGATTCAAAAGATTTCCTGGGTAAACCCAAG GTCATCTCATCCATCATTCCCAATGATGAGTACATTGGCTTTGAGCCTCTCAGGCCTCAG AAACAGGGCTTTTATGAACCCAGTGCCAATGCTCTGCG GGATGCCGAGTCCGGCTACCACCGAGTGCTGTCCCGGTACCGCCCCGACGAGCCGCCGGGGCCGGAGGTGGCGACCGGGAGCCTGGTGTTcgtgctgggcagagcagcagatggCTGGGCCACGGCCATCCATGACGGGCAG AAGCTGCATATCCCAAGCTCTCTCCTGGAACCTGCCTCAAGGATGGATAAATGG AAGATCAGCACTGGGattccccttcctcctgcccaggtgccTCCCAGCTGCCACCCCATGAAGCAGAAGCCAG ATCCTCCTGGGGAAGAAAATGCCTCTGTCGATGCCAGTGCTCACATGGACTCTAAG GTCCCCCCAAGGTGCGGGGAGGCCTCGGCGGGCGCAGACAGGCCGGCGGTGCTGCGGCTGCGCTGCGAGTGCTCGCTGGTGCTGTGGGCGGGCGAGGCCCCGGCCCTGCCGGCCCTGCGGGCCCTGCTGCGGGACAGGCTGGCTCAGCAGGCACAGCGGGGCACGCTCAG CTACAGGCTCCTggatggcacagagcaggggacagTATTGGGACAGGAAGACCTGGGGAaagtgtggcagcagctgatggaggGCAGGCTGATACTCTGTTGCCAG GACTCAGACTCCCACTCAGGCAGACCTGTTCTCTACCAGATGCTGGCTCAGCACTCTTACCTGGCACAGGGACCAGGGGACCTGGAGTTCAGCAAGGGAGATGTGCTGGATATCCTCTCTGAAG TGAATGAGGACTGGCTGGAAGGACGATGCAATGGCAAGACTGGCATCTTCCCCAAATGCTTTGCCACCCAGACCAGCTGTGATGCTGCCCTCTTATAG